GTATCTGTCAGCAACCTTACTCGGGTACatgagtgaaaaaaataaatattcatcatatttgtattattaatgtgtaaacaaataacaaactaTAACTTCGTGTTTATACATTCTCAGGTTTTTTATGAACGGTTATTTAGCGGTCGGATACGAATTAGCGGCCGAACTAACCTATCCAGAGTCCGAAGGAACATCAAGTGGAATGTTAAATGCAGTGGTGCAAGTATTTGGCATAATTTTCACGTGTCTTTATGGATGGATATTTAACGCAGTTGGAGACAAGAAagccaatttatttttgtccgGAACACTAGTCGTAGGAACATTTCTCACAGCCTTGATACCGTCGGACTTGCGGCGACAAGCAgctcaacaaaaaaaatctttggttaattaattaatgataattttacaatcataagtaatatataatttggctcaagtatttgtaatttattaacaccacaccaatatattataaatataaattatttaagtatgttatattgatatattttaaggatCTGATGATATTCCATTTTCGCCTAGAAAGGAATTAAAGTGTAAGGTttaaacctataaatattccgtattttattaaaatataaagtatttatttttcattattgaattttttaaatattatagaactactattattacttattatattgtactgttatttatcattgtaataattaaaaatgtatacctctTACAATTTTaccgtatttataaaaatatgtttttaaattaaaatataatttttttacctattaaCAGAATGACATAGGTAGGTAGTTATCAATATGTCTTAGTCGGACTCTATATTAAGTCAGCCTGATTATTGAAGGATATAACTTCAAGTCTTAAGtctccgaaaaaaaaaatgttacaccactcagatatattattatttatttgttggtttattattattattgatgttaaGTAAATTAGTTAACAGGTTGATATATTTAGAGTCAAAATTACGATTTTGAGgacttgaataatttaaagttgataTGTATAAGCGTGAATTGAATTTGgctaattgtaaaatattacaatttaaaataatcgatattaattaatgtaatttaaattttttttgtggattcataaaaaaaaattatttttatttgtacttttGGCTGTACTGGTTATAAAGTTAGGAAAATTAtagatagttaaaaatgttaataaaactttttaaggtgcctatatttaaattaaaattaggtatcgctataataagaaaaaataaataagtaactttataatcatattttatagaaatgtatGCTAAtactaagttaataaaaatgaacacatttttcttaatactaaaatctgacatattattatgaagaataaaaattgcaaataattaataatgaacaaaTTTAAGTCAATCAGGAATTTTTCTTGTCTTTTCTAGTTGCAAAACAAAagctatttttcttatttacgcCGTTCAATTGAAAtctaatgtataaatacgtGTGCCAAAACTTAATATCGGGAAAGGACAATTATTCTGCTAtgattttgtgtataaattaattttaatttgtccaaactatattcatacaatttataaatcctaacataggtatacataacattttaaattcataaaattatttattcattatatatttacctaataataataatattatagaattgatcggaaatatttatgaaatgcacaatgtttacaaattaaaatttactattctTGTTGttgattaggtatatattttttaaatgtataagataAAAGCCGACAGTAGTTGCGGCACTGACAACAACAATGCGTATAATCAGTGGCTTACTTCAACAATATACAGCAAAGGTAAATAATGGgaatagtaataaactaataatagtatgatgtatttatttaaaaagtaaatatatttattttacattgataGCAGGTTTAATGACTTTTATTTCCAGTAGATagatgtgattttttttatcacattattaGCTGCCTGGCAGTACCTAATAAAACCTAATACTAGATTTCAGTatatcgtatacatatatagatcaaaatataaacacaattgaacattttatatcaattattgtaattatttttaattagaatgtttatatatatataagcacaTAATAGttcttacattattattattccgttTTCCGTGAACCGTTTCCCAGaaaatctatatataaataagaatgGAAATATTTTAGGTGAGATTTctaagcaattaaaaacacatattaatCTTATTTTGTATCCAGTCCAAATTACTGATTAGGtccaagtaattttttattgtctatAATCAATggcaacattttatttaagcaaAACAAATATTCGATTTTCGTTGACCGAAACACATTCATGTATGAGAGTCTAGGTATACAGCGATTTAAATGAGCTAAAAATGAAGCTACAAAAAGTCTCAAacaatctattaatataactttaattgaAAAAGGTCCAATACTACAATAGTTTTAGTCTGTAGAAGATAAAGAATGAAAGAATAGagcataagttttttttacaatatagattggtttttttaaacattttcgatttttaatataatattgataacattttcacttgattaaaattttaaaaatataatttaatacaaggcacttccttaattttatcaaagctAAAAGAACAACCGGtttaatgcaaataataaatttgtaaagcaattgatttttaaaaaatgttaatgtttctagctaggtacataaaaatttaaacaagtaCCTAGTTTCTGagttactaaaatgtataggtacctaaggACTAAGGAATAAGaacttacataattatatttatgtattaaggataatataaattatagattatagtcTTCATCATAGCACTCTAATAGCAAATTTTCCACTTATTATATGTTCAGtaagttaaataactcaaaaactactcatttaaattttattttaaatatacgtattatccTTAGCCGCATGCTAAATTCgatacataacaataaaactaaattttgaaattaatttaataagtaaatattatattcatcactataagaaaaaaataagtgaattatattaactttcaagtatgcAATGCAGATtcaaaatttagaattataatttataactaaactaATTACTAGCTTAtacttttacaaattaattctaCAAATCAATAAATGCACTTTAAGATTATTTAGCCACATTGGAATGATTTGaggaacaaatattattactacataatataatatgtagaatgGTTTGTATTACTGTAGGGTGGAGCCCAGACagcacattaaaatatacactcaaaatgtcaaaattataaaattatattttaaatctcaaAATGTAACATTAATAAACAGATACccaaaattaagtattacaatttgtgagcctaaaatattgaaacaggATTAATTGAGcatccataatatattaaaaaaaaaattccaaaaagttgaaaaatgttttttttaaacacaatcactagaaaatagaaaattaaaacttatactatagtctataatatagaTGAGACATTTTCaaccattttcaaaatataatttttaaaaatacagcatattttaatattgtgttcaaataattattaagattttgaattatttcaatccaattttatttttttcatgccCAAGCAGtgataaatactatacatatacatattttaaattttgtgaataacattatttgtaatacattatttaagtcATCATTATTCTTATTCATTAAGgtgaaaactatatttaagtttCTTACTTATGAGTAGCTTAAGCCTAAAATGGCTATTTTATtgctgaataaaaaataatttttttttaatacctaatagtcctaacttaataatttttataagatataatattaacatataatttttagaaaaatcttcaatatttatttttaataaactgtttCAACACGGTGTTAGTTGTTTTGGGTGAGGCAAAATAAAGGTATATTAatcaaagaataaatataaataaataacagagataattttatattattatataaaaatataatatgatatatatgttatctcgacatatgatttttttaacatatatacaaACTTGCTATGTACACTGACTGTACAGACGTTTACATAAACAATAGaacataggtacaatattgccaacatattgaatacaaattttagtcaaatacatacataattttttatattaagttccTAGctaaccaaatattttatactttgtacAAATCACTATTTGCtggttgttaatttaaaattaattaaaatccagttacaatttgtgtttttaaatatgatcaaAAAATATCTGGCTAGtgtacgtataaataatataataaatagtcctaatactatttttgtatttcaatacTTAAAACTTTACAACCTACAAATCTGACAAtgtcaaatatgtataatattatgttaataggtaatcataaaaattaagatttttattctgttttaaaattgttgttttatttaatttgtggtgaatataaaatggaaaatatatcaaaataagtcagtatttataaataataacttacaagTCAACTTAGATTAcaagcattttttaaaataataatatatataaactattaaatcagTATAAATGATTCCTAGTGTTGTGATTTCTTTAATTTGTTAACAgtttcaaaaacttaaaataattaatatataaaagttgaaaaaggctaaataatcaaaacttatactataattaaactgaaaattaggtcatattttttaagaacatttagatttttcttttttattgtagagcattaagttaaatatttaatttatttatcaaaaaattgctTTATGAAATTGGTTTAATCTTGAAATGCAATGATATTAACGAAAATACGAAACATTTTAGATCTTgaactaaatagtaaaatgttcTAAGGCCTTCTGGGTCCTTGGATGTGTTTACATCCAATAATGATCCAGTTTTAGAAGTGGTAAATGATATATGTTCATCGTCAATAACAATCTCCAACTCCTGTCTGCCAACTCTATCTGGTGGTGGCCAAAGGGCATCATCTTCGTGCATTATCTCAGAATCGGATACAATCCGTTTGAGCTCATCAATTACTGGCTGGTGAACATATACTTCTTTACGGATCATTGTGTCATTTTTGTAGTTAGAATTGTTGGCATATCGGAGTTTACCATCGGGACGAAACTCAAACTCCAAAAATTCATGACCAAACtttcctaaaaaattaaaatattgatttacttaaataaaactataatattggttattagaaaataatatacataataatagttttaacactttttttaaaacattattattttatttgtcaagTAACAGtgcattaaatacaattataaaattaaaaagtaacaatgcaagttaataaatgtaaatgtatagaaaaataggtactatattttatgtcgcatacgtttttaaaatacacaagGCAAGAGTTATTATGAAActtatagaaaaacaaaattaataaatacaactgtTTTAAGAACCattgtttttcttaaaaaataattattttattattaattgatatctTTGTAGAaaagtatatagtatgtacCGACAATTTACGAACATATTAGAACTTACACGTATTTCATATGGCCATTAAGTTATTAGTACACACTTATAAAATGCAAaactataatgtttaatgaagTTGTGATTTTATGAACAATGttataatcgtttttaatCTATCACTACATGTCTACATATAATTGAATGCATGGGTATCAAGCATCAGATGAAAAAAAACCCACACatttataacagttttattGTAGTCATATTATCATCATGTGAATTATTAACATTCCACTATTTACTAACAAACCAactttttttcacaaaaaaaattggtaaaacattataacatgTTTAATCTCAGATCCAAACAGCATGATTGATTAGTATAAATTCAAGACAAGTTGCTTTACGACAAtggagaaattaaaataaacaaattaacaacaatataataatagctaatCGAACACGATCATTATTTTTTCGGTATCAGTCTTTTATAAGAAGTCTGCCGACAAAAATGCGGAGTAGTCTTTATTACCTTTATGTCCTATGTAATAACGCAAATAGAATTCTCCTGCCATTCTTAGCGCTGGGTACGTTAAAGTTTGGATTCTACAAGTTCTTCAGGTCTTCAGCACTCCTCGCATAAAAGTGGAAAGATTTAAACACGAGTTTATGTCTTCATCTAGGTAGTATTTGTTTGATATAATCGATAATGTATCGCCAGTTGGACTGTTGAATAATAAGATCCGTATGCCGAAAACACCGAATGCCGTAAACGAGGAAAACCGTAAATAAAGCGGCCGTAGAGATATGGAGGCTAGCAGTGCTGCCGGCCGATAAAACGCTTGATTTCCCACGGCGCCATTTGCCCGCGCAACGATATAACATCCCGCACGGAGTAATCAATACGGCGGGCTCGTGTTTCCTCCATGCCAGCACACGGCCGACCATTGGTGGCACCGTAAACGGGCTCGCACACTCACGCacatgtacacacacacaaacacatgaCTACACATCGAGACGCACACCGTCAGACCGAAACGCCATCTTATGGCCAAAGTGCGTTTATTTGTGTTGGGCCGACGTACGTGACGGATACGGTCAGCGTGATGGTGGCGGAAGCGTTCGGGAAAGTAGCGTAAAATCGTCTTCGGGCCAGTCGGTGCACCATCGTCCATCACGGTCGCATCTCCTCGATATAGTCTTGCTCGTCGCGCGTTGTTTGTTGTGTCGTAGTCGTTTTCAATCATCTACCGTTCGTTTTATTCGTCCTCCCACCGAAAAATGTCGCGATCGCTGCCGTCCGTGTTCCAATCATCTCCGTTCCGATCGTCGGTTCGGTAGAGAGCGtcgcaattttaatatatcatcgGCCGTCGCTCGCCGCGGTGTGGTAGTGCGCGATAGCCTAGTGCGACCGTGTCCGTCGTTGGTGCAGTTTTAGTGCGTTATTAGTGGTGGTAGTTTTGGTGCGCGTTTCGTGTACCAGTATATCGAGCAGGGCCATCATGGAACTGCGGTTGCACAGCCCCGTGGGTGCCGATCCCGTCGTGTACAAATGGCCTATGATCATAGGCAGAGGATCGGTAAGTAACGATTGTGATAACATTGCACGCGCGGTATGATGATGGTGTAACGCTCTTCTGGGACGGCGGGGCTATGCCGCAGACGGATAAATAACAAGTTAACCACTCGTCGTGGGGAAGGGTACGCAAAATGATAACCGTTGTCGTTTTCCAAACATCAATATTTGTGGTCAGCGATACGCCGTAATGATGAAGACACGACCGATCCGtgataatgtaattttgtgtATTGTGTTATGATGGCGGTTCAATGAACTCTGTCGTACACGTCCCGATAGAACAGCTTTGCtgtattgtgtgtgtgtgtgtgtgtatgtatgtatatatgtaattttctaTTCGATATGATAGCATCATAATCGCTCGTTCGAATATTGTTTGAGGTATtcgatatttgatttttttcaaatcgatTTTGACGTTATGTGTTTAGaacaatatattgttgttacaTATTAGTTAAGAAAAACTTCCGCTAACGAGAGAACTTTTGGggataataattagtaatgcTAACCGT
This sequence is a window from Rhopalosiphum maidis isolate BTI-1 chromosome 1, ASM367621v3, whole genome shotgun sequence. Protein-coding genes within it:
- the LOC113550629 gene encoding protein mago nashi homolog gives rise to the protein MAGEFYLRYYIGHKGKFGHEFLEFEFRPDGKLRYANNSNYKNDTMIRKEVYVHQPVIDELKRIVSDSEIMHEDDALWPPPDRVGRQELEIVIDDEHISFTTSKTGSLLDVNTSKDPEGLRTFYYLVQDLKCFVFSLISLHFKIKPIS